The following coding sequences lie in one Apium graveolens cultivar Ventura chromosome 3, ASM990537v1, whole genome shotgun sequence genomic window:
- the LOC141712227 gene encoding 2-methylpropanoate--CoA ligase CCL4-like, with the protein MDNLKPGAANSSPLTPLGFLDRAAVVYGDCPSLVYNQTTYTWSQTHLRCLQLASSISNLGLGRGDVVSVIAPNIPAMYELHFAIPMAGAVLNTINTRLDARTISVMLRHSGSKLVFVDYQSASVVSEAISMFPPNFKVPVLVLIADQEFEESRLVSSADFQLTYEVMVIKGDPEFKWVRPKSEWDPLTLNYTSGTTSAPKGVVQSHRGAFIISFDSLVEWSVPKQPVYLWTLPMFHANGWSFTWGMAALGGTNICLRKFDAHTIYSAISRHGVTHMCSAPVVLNLLSNFAHVKPLSCPVQILTAGAPPPAAVILKTESLGFIVTHGYGLTETGGLIVSCAWKSKWNQLPATEIARLKARQGVRTVGMTEVDVIDSESGVSVKRDGTSLGEIVLRGGCLMLGYLKDPEATSKCMTKDGWFYTGDVGVVHPDGYLEIKDRSKDVIISGGENVSSVEVESVLYMHPLINEASVVARPDEFWGETPCAFVSLHQGRNKGEVKESEIIEYCRSKLAHYMVPKTVVFMEELPKTATGKIQKFVLREIAKKMGSINSRSRM; encoded by the coding sequence ATGGATAATTTAAAGCCAGGAGCTGCAAATTCAAGCCCTTTGACACCTCTAGGATTCCTAGACAGAGCTGCTGTTGTTTACGGAGACTGCCCTTCTCTTGTATACAACCAGACTACCTACACTTGGTCACAAACTCACCTCAGATGTCTTCAACTTGCTTCTTCCATATCCAATCTTGGACTCGGAAGAGGCGACGTTGTATCCGTCATTGCACCTAACATTCCAGCCATGTATGAGCTCCATTTCGCTATTCCTATGGCTGGCGCCGTGCTCAACACTATCAACACTCGCCTTGATGCTCGTACCATCTCTGTCATGCTTCGCCATAGCGGGTCCAAGCTTGTTTTTGTTGATTATCAGTCAGCCTCGGTTGTTTCCGAAGCCATTTCTATGTTCCCACCTAACTTTAAGGTTCCGGTTCTAGTACTCATCGCTGACCAAGAATTTGAAGAATCAAGACTAGTATCATCTGCTGATTTCCAGTTGACTTATGAGGTTATGGTGATCAAGGGTGATCCAGAGTTTAAGTGGGTCCGACCGAAGAGCGAATGGGATCCACTGACATTAAATTACACCTCAGGGACTACATCAGCCCCGAAAGGTGTAGTGCAGAGCCATAGGGGGGCATTCATTATTTCATTTGATTCATTAGTGGAATGGTCGGTTCCGAAACAGCCGGTATACTTGTGGACCTTACCTATGTTTCATGCCAACGGATGGAGCTTCACCTGGGGGATGGCTGCACTAGGTGGGACCAACATTTGTCTCCGGAAATTCGATGCTCACACCATCTACTCTGCAATTAGCAGACATGGAGTAACGCACATGTGTAGCGCCCCTGTTGTACTCAATCTGCTATCTAATTTTGCACATGTCAAACCACTAAGTTGTCCAGTACAGATCCTAACTGCTGGTGCTCCTCCTCCTGCAGCTGTGATTTTGAAAACTGAATCACTGGGATTCATTGTGACTCATGGTTATGGACTCACGGAGACTGGCGGCCTAATAGTGTCCTGTGCGTGGAAATCCAAATGGAATCAATTACCGGCTACTGAGATTGCAAGATTAAAGGCTCGACAAGGAGTGAGGACAGTTGGGATGACAGAGGTGGACGTGATTGATTCTGAGTCGGGTGTGAGTGTGAAGCGAGACGGAACAAGCCTAGGAGAAATTGTCCTGAGAGGCGGCTGTTTGATGCTTGGTTACCTTAAAGATCCAGAAGCGACATCAAAGTGCATGACGAAAGATGGGTGGTTTTACACGGGAGACGTTGGCGTGGTGCATCCTGATGGGTATTTGGAAATCAAGGACAGATCAAAGGATGTGATTATAAGCGGTGGCGAGAATGTGAGCAGTGTGGAGGTGGAATCAGTGTTGTATATGCATCCTTTGATTAATGAGGCGTCAGTGGTGGCAAGACCTGACGAGTTCTGGGGAGAGACACCATGTGCTTTTGTGAGTTTACACCAAGGCCGGAATAAGGGGGAAGTCAAGGAGTCGGAGATAATAGAGTACTGCAGAAGTAAGTTGGCGCATTACATGGTGCCTAAGACAGTGGTGTTTATGGAGGAGCTTCCGAAAACAGCAACCGGGAAGATTCAAAAGTTTGTGCTCAGAGAGATAGCTAAAAAGATGGGATCAATAAACAGTAGGAGTCGTATGTAG
- the LOC141712228 gene encoding protein LEAD-SENSITIVE 1, translated as MERGGMMGILSNKITKQDLKPGDHIYSWRRAYIYAHHGIYIGDGKVIHFTRGAGQEIGTGTFLDSIFSSSSPDSSDTPCPICGNQGSANGVISSCIDCFLSGGELHVFLYNVSPLIFLAQARGGTCTLAKSDPSEDVLYRAKYLLENGFGFYNLFKNNCEDFAIYCKTGLLLFTSVNVGRGGQTASFLAATTAVASSPLRFLTTSFGGLTAVGLGSYCVSRLVSDIGVRRDVIKIPVERLLSRSITDEAEGTTLAAMPN; from the exons ATGGAGAGAGGGGGGATGATGGGAATACTAAGCAACAAAATAACAAAGCAAGACTTAAAGCCTGGGGATCACATCTACTCTTGGAGGCGCGCTTATATCTACGCTCATCACG GGATATATATTGGTGATGGAAAGGTTATCCATTTTACTCGAGGTGCAGGTCAGGAAATTGGCACTGGAACTTTTTTAGACTCCATTTTTAGCTCATCTTCTCCTGATTCTTCGGATACTCCATGCCCTATATGTGGCAATCAAGGGAGTGCTAATGGTGTCATATCATCATGCATTGATTGTTTTCTTTCTGGTGGTGAACTGCATGTATTTTTATATAATGTGTCACCGCTTATCTTTCTTGCCCAAGCTCGAGGAGGCACCTGCACACTTGCAAAGTCTGATCCTTCTGAGGATGTGCTTTACCGTGCTAAGTACCTTCTTGAAAATGGTTTTGGATTTTATAATCTTTTTAAGAACAACTGTGAAGATTTTGCTATTTATTGCAAGACGGGATTGCTCTTGTTTACCAGTGTGAATGTAGGTCGTGGTGGGCAGACAGCATCCTTTTTAGCTGCTACCACTGCTGTTGCTTCTTCGCCACTTCGCTTCCTCACTACCAGCTTTGGTGGCCTGACTGCTGTTGGATTGGGGTCTTATTGTGTTAGCCGATTGGTCTCAGATATTGGAGTACGGCGAGATGTAATAAAAATTCCAGTGGAGAGACTTCTTTCTCGCTCTATCACTGATGAGGCTGAAGGAACAACACTAGCTGCCATGCCCAACTAG